One window from the genome of Diabrotica virgifera virgifera chromosome 6, PGI_DIABVI_V3a encodes:
- the LOC126886271 gene encoding tyrosine aminotransferase-like — MWKVAIPGWRLGWIIVHDEFGVLDDIRKALNSLSQRIIGSNTLIQGALPAILRNTPQSFFDSLTNTLALNAKVAFEELKNARGLTPFMPQGTMYMLVEIQMAKFPMFENGLEFAKKMMEEESVFCLPGDCFAISGFLRLVITVPEELIREACQRMTEFCNRYYTH; from the exons ATGTGGAAAGTAGCT ATACCTGGTTGGAGACTAGGATGGATAATAGTACACGATGAATTTGGAGTTCTTGATGACATTCGAAAAGCTTTAAACTCTTTGTCTCAAAGAATAATCGGCAGCAATACCTTAATCCAAGGTGCTCTACCAGCAATTTTAAGAAACACACCCCAAAGTTTCTTCGATTCGTTAACCAATACCTTGGCTTTAAACGCCAAAGTAGCCTTCGAAGAATTAAAGAATGCCAGAGGTCTTACTCCATTTATGCCTCAGGGCACAATGTATATGTTGGTTGAAATACAGATGGCGAAATTTCCAATGTTTGAAAATGGATTGGAATTTGCAAAAAAGATGATGGAGGAAGAGTCTGTTTTCTGTTTACCTGGCGAC TGTTTTGCAATATCAGGATTTCTTAGACTTGTGATTACAGTTCCAGAAGAGTTGATAAGGGAAGCTTGTCAGAGAATGACTGAATTTTGCAATCGTTATTATACACATTAG